From one Rhizobium rosettiformans genomic stretch:
- the cobM gene encoding precorrin-4 C(11)-methyltransferase yields the protein MTVYFIGAGPGAPDLITVRGLRLIERCPVCLYAGSLVPEEIVEAAPEDALVKDTAPMHLDEIIAEIEAAHERGEDVARVHSGDPSIYGAIAEQMRRLDAAGIPYDVVPGVPAFAATAARLKTELTLPEIAQTVIVTRTEMKASSMPEFETLEILGKSRATLAIHLSIRNLTHIRDTLTPYYGEDCPVVIAYRSTWPDELFIRTTLKDMAEEVRKAKITRTALIMVGKVFGHVEFRDSDLYNSDFSHVLRNVGKKKARG from the coding sequence ATGACCGTCTATTTCATCGGCGCCGGGCCCGGAGCCCCCGATCTAATCACCGTGCGTGGCCTGCGCCTCATCGAGCGCTGCCCGGTCTGCCTTTATGCCGGCTCGCTGGTGCCGGAGGAGATCGTCGAGGCAGCACCAGAGGATGCCCTCGTCAAGGACACAGCTCCCATGCATCTCGACGAGATCATCGCCGAGATCGAGGCAGCCCATGAACGCGGCGAGGACGTCGCGCGCGTGCATTCCGGTGATCCCTCGATCTACGGCGCGATTGCGGAACAGATGCGCCGGCTCGATGCGGCAGGCATTCCCTATGACGTCGTGCCGGGTGTGCCGGCCTTTGCCGCGACCGCAGCACGGCTCAAGACCGAGCTGACGCTGCCGGAGATCGCCCAGACGGTCATCGTCACCCGCACCGAGATGAAGGCATCCTCGATGCCGGAATTTGAGACCCTGGAGATTTTGGGCAAATCCAGGGCGACGCTCGCGATCCATCTGTCGATCCGCAATCTCACCCATATCCGCGATACGCTGACGCCCTATTATGGCGAGGATTGCCCCGTGGTGATCGCCTATCGCTCGACCTGGCCGGATGAACTCTTCATCCGCACGACGCTCAAGGACATGGCCGAGGAAGTGCGCAAGGCGAAGATCACGCGGACCGCCTTGATCATGGTCGGCAAGGTCTTCGGCCATGTCGAGTTCCGCGACAGCGATCTCTATAATTCCGACTTCAGCCATGTGCTGCGCAATGTCGGGAAGAAGAAGGCTCGTGGCTGA
- a CDS encoding nucleoside hydrolase, which yields MHKVIFDTDPGVDDAMALLFLHHHPDIDLLGITTVFGNAEIDVTTRNALYLKREWKIDSPVSRGAGETFIPHRVSHAPPKFIHGDDGLGNIGVPEVTDVHPDPRPAHRFIVETVRANPGEVTIVAVGRMTNLANALKEDPEIVNLVKEIVIMGGAFDVNGNVTPAAEANIHGDPEAADVVMTAKWPVVVVGLDVTMQTVMTRSQLADIRDAAGTSRARLLFDLSQFYIDFYEGLVDDGMVVHDSCACVYVVAPELFKTRSGVIRVVCGGIADGQTIQKPDGRGFGPSDWDGDLPSQKICTEIDAPAVLKLIHDVIVSVRED from the coding sequence ATGCATAAAGTCATCTTCGATACGGATCCTGGCGTCGACGACGCCATGGCGCTCCTCTTCCTGCACCATCACCCCGACATCGACCTCCTTGGCATCACCACGGTCTTCGGCAATGCCGAGATCGATGTGACCACGCGCAACGCGCTTTATCTGAAGCGTGAATGGAAGATCGATTCACCCGTGTCGCGCGGTGCTGGCGAGACCTTCATCCCGCATCGCGTGAGCCATGCGCCGCCAAAATTCATCCATGGCGATGATGGCCTCGGCAATATCGGCGTGCCTGAGGTGACGGATGTCCATCCCGATCCGCGCCCCGCCCATCGCTTCATCGTTGAAACGGTCCGCGCCAATCCGGGCGAGGTGACCATCGTTGCCGTCGGCCGCATGACGAACCTTGCCAATGCGCTGAAGGAAGACCCCGAGATCGTCAATCTGGTGAAGGAGATCGTCATCATGGGCGGCGCCTTCGACGTCAACGGCAACGTGACGCCGGCCGCCGAAGCTAATATCCACGGTGACCCGGAAGCGGCAGACGTGGTGATGACAGCAAAATGGCCCGTCGTCGTTGTTGGCCTCGACGTCACAATGCAGACGGTGATGACGCGTTCGCAGCTCGCCGACATCCGAGACGCCGCCGGCACCAGCCGCGCACGTCTGCTCTTCGACCTGTCGCAGTTCTACATCGACTTCTACGAGGGCCTGGTCGACGACGGCATGGTCGTTCATGACAGCTGCGCTTGCGTCTATGTCGTGGCACCGGAACTCTTCAAGACCCGCAGCGGCGTCATCCGCGTCGTCTGCGGCGGCATTGCCGACGGCCAGACAATTCAGAAGCCGGATGGCCGTGGATTCGGTCCCTCCGACTGGGATGGCGACCTGCCGAGCCAGAAGATCTGCACCGAGATCGACGCACCGGCGGTTCTGAAGCTCATTCACGATGTTATCGTGTCTGTCCGCGAGGACTGA
- a CDS encoding DUF1127 domain-containing protein: MNIARSLNNWRKYRQTITELGRMSDRELRDLGIGREDIRRVARHAVNG; this comes from the coding sequence ATGAACATCGCTCGCTCGCTCAACAATTGGCGCAAGTATCGTCAGACCATCACCGAACTCGGCCGCATGTCGGACCGCGAACTGCGTGACCTCGGCATTGGCCGCGAAGACATCCGTCGCGTTGCCCGTCACGCCGTCAACGGCTGA
- a CDS encoding DUF2157 domain-containing protein, with translation MYRGRLKRDLDDWVKRGLIDTATATRLLDDVDRRGSGFSIGSILSMFAAVLIAASLLMLIAANWELIPRLTKVAGIIGLIWIFHLAALLARSRGADRIAAASLVLGSAAFGGAIALIGQLYHLSGDTFSAMFLWFSVAAVSAALFRSGALAVVTGALALVTFGGGFDSFGWDVGSHGLWAWWPPFGAALVFGLSRWTAADRAKHFGYVLLLAWIWWMVILERGELYALVVAVVATLLFLVLTLPRSPLADLHRRLGASASFYTLIIAMSGFAYVQGSAMDAVSIAVLGIIILGLSIAAIALDGRDNGAVRLLAYGAFAAEILYLSYETIDSILGTSAFFLLSGLVVAVLAFVVVRLEKRFSRPAAEVKS, from the coding sequence ATGTACAGAGGCAGGTTGAAGCGCGACCTCGACGACTGGGTCAAGCGGGGGCTGATCGACACCGCCACGGCCACAAGGCTGCTCGATGACGTGGATCGCCGCGGCTCGGGCTTCAGCATCGGGTCGATCCTGTCGATGTTCGCAGCCGTCCTGATCGCGGCCTCTCTGTTGATGCTGATCGCCGCCAACTGGGAACTGATTCCCCGGCTGACCAAGGTCGCCGGCATCATCGGTCTGATCTGGATCTTTCATCTGGCGGCGCTGCTTGCAAGAAGCCGCGGCGCCGACCGCATTGCGGCCGCCTCCCTCGTTCTGGGCTCTGCGGCTTTCGGTGGGGCGATTGCGCTGATCGGCCAGTTGTATCACCTCTCGGGCGATACCTTCTCGGCCATGTTCCTGTGGTTTTCGGTGGCCGCCGTTTCGGCAGCCCTCTTCCGGTCGGGCGCGCTGGCCGTGGTGACTGGTGCACTCGCGCTCGTCACTTTCGGCGGCGGGTTCGACAGTTTCGGTTGGGATGTCGGTAGCCATGGCCTCTGGGCCTGGTGGCCGCCATTCGGGGCGGCCTTGGTCTTTGGCCTGTCGCGCTGGACGGCCGCGGACCGGGCCAAACACTTCGGCTACGTGCTTCTCCTCGCATGGATCTGGTGGATGGTCATACTGGAGCGGGGCGAGCTCTACGCCCTTGTCGTGGCCGTCGTCGCGACGCTTCTCTTCCTGGTCCTGACGCTGCCGCGTTCGCCTCTGGCGGACCTGCATCGCAGGCTCGGCGCGTCTGCCAGCTTCTACACCCTGATCATAGCGATGAGCGGCTTCGCCTATGTGCAGGGAAGTGCCATGGATGCGGTGTCGATCGCCGTGCTCGGCATCATCATTTTGGGGCTCTCGATCGCCGCCATCGCCCTGGATGGTCGTGACAATGGAGCGGTGCGTTTGCTTGCCTATGGGGCATTCGCGGCGGAAATTCTCTACCTGTCCTATGAGACGATCGATAGCATCCTTGGCACTTCCGCCTTCTTCCTGCTCTCTGGTCTCGTGGTGGCTGTGCTCGCCTTCGTGGTCGTTCGCCTCGAGAAGCGCTTTTCTCGTCCTGCCGCAGAGGTGAAGTCATGA
- a CDS encoding GDYXXLXY domain-containing protein gives MIAAKPFAAVALFIALLQTAILGYMIEGRAGILRSGTEVLLKTAPVDPRDLLRGYYVVLTYDISLVSIDLINGPRPETGEVARLHVRLKPGTDGFWSVAEASFDPLSPEDGSVVLRSQPVTIYDWLWQNTGNLTVSYGIERYYVPEGEGKPIEDGRNQGRVSVAVRVSDEGQAQIRALMLDGEPLYEEPLY, from the coding sequence ATGATCGCTGCCAAACCCTTTGCCGCTGTTGCGCTCTTCATCGCTCTCCTCCAGACGGCGATCCTCGGCTACATGATTGAGGGGCGGGCCGGCATCTTGAGGTCGGGAACGGAAGTTCTCTTGAAAACGGCGCCTGTCGATCCGCGTGACCTGCTGCGTGGTTACTACGTGGTGCTGACCTATGACATTTCGTTGGTGTCCATCGACTTGATCAATGGTCCGAGGCCTGAAACCGGGGAGGTGGCCCGACTCCATGTCCGCTTGAAGCCCGGAACGGACGGCTTCTGGAGTGTTGCTGAAGCCTCCTTTGATCCGCTTTCTCCGGAGGATGGCAGTGTGGTGCTGCGCTCCCAGCCCGTCACGATCTATGATTGGCTCTGGCAGAACACCGGAAACCTCACGGTCTCTTATGGCATAGAGCGCTATTACGTGCCTGAAGGCGAAGGCAAGCCGATCGAGGACGGCCGGAACCAGGGACGTGTTTCTGTCGCGGTTCGTGTTTCAGACGAGGGCCAGGCACAGATTCGTGCGCTGATGCTCGATGGCGAACCCCTCTACGAAGAGCCGCTCTACTGA
- the tig gene encoding trigger factor → MQVIETLAEGLKREIKVVIPAKDMEQRMNERLAEVKDKVRINGFRPGKVPTSHVKKMYGKSIMAELVNEIIRDKPSAILSERGEKSATQPEIVMTEDEKEAEKILSAQADLEFTLSYEIIPAIELKSVDGIKVTREVVEVSEDEINEQIEKIAESARTFEAKKGKAADGDRVTMDYLGKVDGVPFDGGKDEDAELVIGSNRFIPGFEEQLVGLKAGDEKVITVTFPAEYPAANLAGKEATFDITVKEVASPAKTEINDELATKLGVESVEKLKEIVRGQIESQYGNVTRQKVKRQILDQLDALYKFESPSKLVDAEFENIWRQINTDLAQSGKTFADEDTTEEAAREEYRALAERRVRLGLVLSEIGEKAGIEVTEEEMQRSLFAQLQQFPGQEKQILDFFRNTPGASASLRAPIFEEKVIDKLLAEVSVTDKTVSKDELLADDAEEGDKPAKKAAPKKKAAAKAEDAAEGEEAAPKKKAAPKKKAAEGDAE, encoded by the coding sequence ATGCAGGTTATCGAAACGCTCGCTGAAGGGCTGAAGCGCGAAATCAAGGTCGTCATCCCGGCCAAGGACATGGAACAGCGCATGAACGAGCGTCTGGCCGAGGTGAAGGACAAGGTCCGCATCAACGGCTTCCGCCCGGGCAAGGTGCCGACCTCCCATGTCAAGAAGATGTACGGCAAGTCGATCATGGCTGAACTCGTCAACGAGATCATCCGCGACAAGCCGTCGGCGATCCTCTCGGAGCGCGGCGAAAAGTCGGCGACCCAGCCGGAAATCGTCATGACCGAGGACGAGAAGGAAGCGGAAAAGATCCTATCCGCTCAGGCTGACCTCGAGTTCACGCTCTCCTACGAAATCATCCCGGCGATCGAACTGAAGTCGGTCGACGGCATCAAGGTGACCCGCGAAGTCGTGGAAGTCTCCGAAGACGAGATCAACGAGCAGATCGAAAAGATCGCCGAGAGCGCCCGCACCTTCGAAGCCAAGAAGGGCAAGGCTGCTGATGGCGACCGCGTCACCATGGATTACCTCGGCAAGGTCGACGGCGTTCCCTTCGACGGTGGCAAGGACGAAGACGCAGAACTGGTCATCGGTTCGAACCGCTTCATCCCCGGCTTCGAAGAGCAGCTGGTCGGCCTGAAGGCTGGCGACGAAAAGGTCATCACCGTGACCTTCCCGGCTGAATACCCGGCAGCCAACCTCGCCGGCAAGGAAGCCACCTTCGACATCACCGTCAAGGAAGTCGCAAGCCCGGCCAAGACCGAAATCAATGACGAACTGGCCACCAAGCTTGGCGTCGAATCGGTTGAGAAGCTGAAGGAAATCGTTCGCGGCCAGATCGAAAGCCAGTACGGCAACGTCACCCGCCAGAAGGTCAAGCGTCAGATCCTCGACCAGCTCGACGCTCTCTACAAGTTCGAGTCGCCCTCGAAGCTCGTTGATGCCGAGTTCGAAAACATCTGGCGCCAGATCAACACCGATCTCGCCCAGTCCGGCAAGACTTTCGCTGACGAAGACACGACGGAAGAAGCAGCCCGCGAAGAATACCGCGCGCTTGCCGAGCGTCGCGTTCGTCTCGGCCTCGTTCTCTCCGAAATCGGCGAAAAGGCCGGCATCGAAGTGACCGAAGAAGAAATGCAGCGTTCGCTCTTCGCACAGCTGCAGCAGTTCCCGGGCCAGGAAAAGCAGATCCTCGACTTCTTCCGCAACACGCCGGGTGCTTCCGCTTCGCTGCGCGCGCCGATCTTCGAAGAGAAGGTCATCGACAAGCTGCTCGCCGAAGTCTCCGTCACCGACAAGACCGTGAGCAAGGACGAACTGCTCGCTGACGACGCCGAAGAAGGCGACAAGCCGGCAAAGAAGGCCGCTCCGAAGAAGAAGGCTGCCGCCAAGGCTGAAGACGCTGCAGAAGGCGAAGAAGCCGCACCGAAGAAGAAGGCTGCTCCGAAGAAGAAGGCCGCCGAAGGCGACGCCGAGTAA
- a CDS encoding MBL fold metallo-hydrolase, with amino-acid sequence MQIRLIRSATLVVEMADVRLLIDPWLAKKGEGKSYSGRATSPLVDLPLSVDELLHGIDAVLVSHLHSDHFDDAAQRALPKSMPILCHGRDKVAISQMGFEDVRAIGQGLTLGSVRIRATDGKHGPPEVLDDMGEVSGFLIEAPGEPRLYWAGDTILCPEVKAILADERPDVVVVHGCSALWKGKGPLVMDGPMVLETVSLSGHAKVVVTHLDAVDHATVSRADLRQMAATASIDQSRLLVPEDGEILSF; translated from the coding sequence ATGCAGATCAGGCTTATCAGGAGTGCGACGCTCGTCGTCGAAATGGCCGATGTCCGGCTGCTCATCGATCCCTGGCTGGCGAAGAAGGGGGAGGGAAAAAGCTATTCCGGCCGCGCTACCTCGCCGCTCGTCGATTTGCCTCTGTCGGTCGACGAACTGCTGCATGGCATCGATGCGGTCCTGGTTTCGCATCTGCATTCCGACCATTTTGACGATGCGGCTCAGCGGGCCCTGCCGAAATCCATGCCGATCCTCTGCCATGGTCGCGACAAGGTGGCGATTTCACAGATGGGCTTCGAAGACGTCCGGGCGATCGGGCAGGGGCTGACGCTTGGTTCGGTTCGGATCCGGGCAACGGATGGCAAACATGGCCCGCCGGAGGTGCTGGACGACATGGGTGAGGTCTCGGGCTTCCTGATCGAGGCGCCAGGCGAGCCGAGGCTCTATTGGGCGGGCGACACGATCCTGTGCCCGGAGGTGAAGGCCATCCTGGCGGATGAACGACCCGATGTCGTCGTGGTCCACGGCTGTAGCGCGCTCTGGAAGGGCAAGGGGCCATTGGTCATGGATGGTCCAATGGTCCTCGAGACGGTCAGCCTGTCAGGTCATGCAAAGGTTGTTGTCACCCATCTCGATGCGGTTGATCATGCGACGGTCTCGCGCGCCGATTTAAGGCAAATGGCTGCTACCGCCTCAATAGATCAGAGCCGATTGCTGGTGCCCGAAGACGGCGAAATTTTGAGCTTCTAG
- a CDS encoding MFS transporter encodes MFSSFGQIAGRPQLLVLSLMIFAQGSAFGATIPYLSVTAIGTLGMSDQAFSLLVLVSSVSAVVISVSLGILSDLLGDRRHMLMAMSALGVIGYGAIYLFPSVPVFLGATSLVVPFFYATSSLLFASARLETGDIEPSDAASINGTLRAIVSAAWVVTPAGLGLALGASGNMLGAWGLAALFCLFILICATFVLKAPPSRPVRDTSAPGFLAALKELAARDVLIRMVSIAAITSTLRLSGTVWPLILTLQLGGKTADVGLIAGMTALVEIPFMLIWAHLLKRHGIVGMIVTAALGYGGYMAALSFASAPWHIYALALPGAAFAAALLALPLSYFQDLFPGRPGLGTAFLPINSFLGNGINAAAFAVGSHYLGYSGSAWLGLVLAVLGVIGLLSVERRVARASSES; translated from the coding sequence ATGTTTTCATCCTTCGGCCAGATTGCCGGCCGTCCGCAATTGCTTGTCTTGTCCTTGATGATCTTCGCCCAGGGCTCGGCCTTCGGGGCAACGATCCCGTATCTTTCCGTGACCGCGATCGGCACGCTGGGAATGAGCGATCAGGCCTTCTCGCTGCTTGTGCTGGTCTCCTCGGTGTCGGCCGTCGTCATCAGCGTTTCGCTCGGCATACTCTCGGACCTGTTGGGTGACAGGCGCCATATGCTGATGGCGATGTCGGCGTTGGGGGTCATCGGCTACGGCGCCATCTACCTGTTTCCCTCGGTCCCGGTCTTCCTTGGCGCGACCTCGCTGGTCGTCCCCTTCTTCTACGCCACCAGTTCCCTGCTCTTTGCCAGCGCGCGGCTGGAAACCGGCGATATCGAACCGTCGGATGCAGCCTCGATCAACGGCACCTTGCGCGCCATCGTCTCTGCGGCCTGGGTGGTGACGCCAGCGGGCCTCGGGCTGGCACTTGGGGCGTCCGGCAACATGCTCGGCGCCTGGGGGCTCGCCGCGCTGTTTTGCCTGTTCATCCTCATCTGTGCGACCTTTGTGCTCAAGGCCCCGCCCAGCCGACCGGTCCGGGACACCTCGGCGCCCGGCTTTCTCGCGGCACTCAAGGAACTCGCCGCTCGCGACGTGCTGATCCGCATGGTTTCGATCGCGGCGATTACCTCGACCTTGCGGCTTAGCGGCACAGTCTGGCCTCTGATCCTCACGCTGCAGCTTGGCGGCAAGACTGCCGATGTCGGACTGATCGCCGGCATGACGGCACTAGTCGAAATCCCTTTCATGCTGATCTGGGCGCATCTGCTCAAGCGCCACGGCATCGTCGGCATGATCGTGACGGCGGCGCTTGGCTACGGCGGCTATATGGCAGCCCTCAGCTTCGCTTCGGCACCGTGGCACATATATGCGCTGGCGCTGCCTGGTGCAGCCTTTGCTGCAGCACTTCTGGCGCTGCCGCTCAGCTATTTCCAGGATCTTTTCCCCGGACGCCCAGGCCTCGGTACGGCTTTCCTGCCGATCAATTCCTTCCTCGGCAATGGAATCAATGCGGCAGCCTTCGCGGTCGGCTCGCATTACCTTGGCTATTCCGGATCGGCTTGGCTCGGGCTGGTGCTGGCCGTGCTCGGCGTGATCGGTCTCTTGTCGGTGGAACGACGCGTGGCGCGTGCCAGTTCTGAAAGCTGA
- the sthA gene encoding Si-specific NAD(P)(+) transhydrogenase, whose protein sequence is MNQYDFVVIGSGPAGRRAAIQAAKLEKKVLVIEKGTRVGGVSVHTGTIPSKTLRETALNLTGWRERGFYGRSYRVKQEINADDLRRRLLITLDHEVEVLEHQFSRNRVQQMRGTARFIDAHTIEVTKEDGEVLQVQAASVLLAVGTRPFKPSHIPFDGVSIIDSDEILEIKELPRSMIVIGAGVIGIEYATIFSALDTVVTVVEPRDTMLDFIDKEIVEDFTYQLRDRNMKLIFGQTVEGVEKVDGKCRVTLKNSRVLTAEMVLFAAGRVGAVDSLNLEAAGLEADNRGRLKVNPETFQTTVPTIYAAGDVVGFPSLASTSMEQGRIAARHAVGAPSHDPPQFFPYGIYAVPEISTCGLTEEEVIQRGIPYETGIAHFRETSRGHIMGLDSGMLKMIFSLKTRRLLGVHIVGEGATELVHIGQAVLNLKGTVEYFVENTFNYPTLAEAYKIAGLDAWNRMGELKIEKIERRAAE, encoded by the coding sequence ATGAACCAGTATGACTTCGTCGTGATAGGTAGCGGACCGGCCGGACGCCGTGCGGCGATCCAGGCTGCCAAGCTGGAAAAGAAGGTTCTCGTCATCGAAAAGGGCACGCGCGTCGGCGGCGTCTCGGTGCATACCGGCACCATTCCGTCGAAGACCCTGCGCGAGACGGCCCTGAACCTCACCGGCTGGCGCGAGCGCGGCTTTTATGGCCGCAGCTACCGTGTGAAGCAGGAAATCAACGCGGACGACCTGCGTCGCCGTCTGCTCATCACGCTCGACCACGAGGTCGAGGTGCTCGAGCATCAGTTCTCCCGCAACCGCGTGCAGCAGATGCGCGGCACGGCGCGATTCATCGACGCGCATACGATCGAGGTGACGAAGGAAGATGGCGAAGTGCTGCAGGTGCAGGCCGCCTCGGTCCTGCTCGCCGTCGGCACGCGCCCCTTCAAGCCGTCACACATTCCATTTGATGGCGTAAGCATTATCGACAGCGACGAGATTCTCGAGATCAAGGAACTGCCACGCTCGATGATCGTCATCGGTGCAGGTGTCATCGGCATCGAATATGCGACGATCTTCTCGGCGCTCGATACGGTCGTGACCGTGGTCGAGCCACGCGACACAATGCTCGACTTCATCGACAAGGAAATTGTCGAGGACTTCACCTACCAACTGCGCGACCGGAACATGAAGCTGATCTTCGGTCAGACGGTAGAGGGCGTGGAAAAAGTCGACGGCAAGTGCCGCGTCACTCTCAAGAACAGTCGTGTTCTGACCGCCGAAATGGTCCTCTTCGCTGCCGGTCGCGTCGGAGCGGTCGATTCGCTGAACCTGGAAGCCGCAGGGCTCGAAGCCGACAATCGTGGTCGGTTGAAGGTCAACCCCGAGACATTCCAGACCACCGTCCCCACGATCTATGCGGCTGGTGACGTGGTTGGCTTCCCGTCGCTCGCCTCGACTTCGATGGAGCAGGGCCGGATTGCTGCTCGCCATGCCGTCGGCGCCCCGTCTCATGATCCGCCACAATTCTTTCCCTATGGCATTTACGCGGTGCCGGAAATCTCGACCTGCGGGCTCACCGAAGAAGAGGTCATTCAGCGCGGCATTCCCTATGAAACCGGGATTGCGCATTTCCGCGAGACGTCACGCGGCCATATCATGGGCCTCGACAGCGGCATGCTGAAGATGATCTTCTCGCTGAAGACCCGCCGTCTTCTCGGCGTGCATATCGTCGGCGAAGGTGCGACCGAGCTCGTGCACATCGGCCAGGCGGTGCTGAACCTCAAAGGCACGGTCGAATATTTCGTCGAGAACACCTTCAACTATCCGACGCTCGCCGAAGCCTACAAGATCGCCGGGCTCGACGCTTGGAACCGGATGGGCGAGCTGAAAATCGAGAAGATCGAGCGGCGGGCGGCGGAATAG
- the radC gene encoding RadC family protein: MTSKLPFSGESLRPEGAAAQQVNDLFGSGRQLPHDAVDERSFFAEQPARENTLAKAASTRAALQPEAHYLGHRERLRSRFREGGETALADYEILELLLFRLIPRRDTKPIAKALLARFQTLAGVLGAPPALLQEVKGVGETVALDLKLIANVAQRMLKSELREKQVLSSWSSVIDYCHAAMAYETTEQFRILFLDKRNVLIADEIQGRGTVDHTPVYPREVVKRALELSATAIILVHNHPSGDPTPSRADIDMTRTIVETAKPLGITVHDHIIIGKDGHASLKGLRLI; the protein is encoded by the coding sequence ATGACGAGCAAGCTTCCGTTCTCAGGTGAATCCCTGCGCCCTGAAGGCGCAGCCGCGCAACAGGTCAACGACCTCTTCGGCTCCGGTCGACAGCTGCCGCATGATGCAGTCGACGAGCGCAGCTTCTTCGCAGAGCAGCCAGCAAGAGAAAACACGCTTGCAAAGGCCGCGTCGACGCGCGCCGCACTGCAGCCGGAGGCCCATTATCTGGGGCACAGGGAGCGACTACGCAGTCGCTTTCGCGAGGGAGGCGAGACGGCACTTGCAGATTACGAGATCCTTGAACTGCTGCTCTTCCGGCTGATTCCGCGCAGGGACACCAAGCCAATCGCGAAAGCACTGCTTGCCCGTTTCCAGACGCTTGCCGGCGTGCTCGGTGCGCCGCCCGCGCTGTTGCAGGAAGTGAAGGGCGTCGGCGAGACAGTGGCGCTCGATCTGAAGCTGATCGCCAATGTCGCCCAGCGCATGCTGAAGAGCGAGCTTCGCGAAAAGCAGGTCCTGTCTTCCTGGTCGTCCGTGATCGATTACTGTCACGCCGCCATGGCCTATGAGACCACAGAGCAGTTCCGCATTCTCTTTCTCGACAAGCGCAACGTGCTGATTGCCGACGAGATTCAGGGGCGCGGCACCGTCGATCACACGCCGGTCTATCCGCGCGAGGTGGTCAAACGGGCGCTCGAACTGTCAGCGACTGCCATTATCCTGGTTCATAACCATCCCAGTGGCGACCCGACACCGTCGCGAGCGGACATCGACATGACCCGCACCATCGTCGAGACCGCCAAGCCACTGGGTATCACCGTGCATGACCACATCATCATCGGCAAGGATGGCCATGCGAGCCTCAAGGGCCTGCGGCTGATCTGA
- the map gene encoding type I methionyl aminopeptidase, translated as MVTYIDAATAPLKNTGAIRLYGAEDFEGMRRACQLTARCLDALVPMVKPGVTTAAIDKFVFEFGADHGALPATLNYRGYKYSVCTSINHVVCHGMPDDKPLRDGDIVNIDVTYLLDGWHGDSSRMYPVGQIKRAAERLMEVTYECLMRGIAAVRPGARTGAIGEAIQTYAEAERCSVVRDFCGHGVGRLFHDSPNILHYGKANEGPELREGMIFTIEPMINLGKPHVKVLSDGWTAVTRDRSLTAQYEHTVGVTANGCEIFTLSPAGLDRPGLG; from the coding sequence ATGGTCACCTATATCGACGCGGCGACGGCGCCGCTCAAGAATACCGGCGCGATCCGTCTTTACGGCGCCGAGGACTTTGAAGGCATGCGCCGCGCCTGCCAGTTGACCGCACGCTGCCTCGACGCGCTCGTGCCGATGGTGAAGCCCGGCGTGACGACGGCTGCCATCGACAAGTTTGTCTTCGAGTTCGGCGCTGATCACGGCGCCCTGCCCGCAACACTCAACTATCGTGGCTACAAGTATTCGGTTTGCACCTCGATCAACCATGTCGTTTGTCACGGCATGCCGGACGACAAGCCGCTGCGCGACGGCGATATCGTCAATATCGACGTGACCTACCTGCTCGACGGCTGGCACGGCGATTCGAGCCGAATGTATCCAGTCGGCCAGATCAAACGGGCCGCCGAGCGGCTGATGGAAGTCACCTATGAGTGCCTGATGCGCGGCATCGCCGCCGTGCGCCCCGGCGCTCGCACGGGTGCCATCGGCGAAGCGATCCAGACCTATGCCGAGGCTGAACGCTGTTCGGTGGTACGCGACTTCTGCGGTCACGGCGTCGGACGCCTCTTCCACGACAGCCCGAACATCTTGCATTACGGCAAGGCGAACGAGGGTCCGGAACTGCGCGAAGGCATGATCTTCACCATCGAGCCGATGATCAATCTCGGCAAGCCGCATGTGAAGGTGCTCTCCGATGGCTGGACCGCCGTCACCCGAGACCGGTCGCTGACGGCGCAATACGAGCATACGGTCGGCGTGACCGCCAATGGCTGCGAGATCTTCACCCTCTCGCCTGCCGGCCTCGACCGTCCAGGCCTCGGCTGA